The window GGATGTTTGACCCGGAATCGGCTCCAGAAGTCGCGTCCGTGGTCGTTCAAGGATACCAAGAAGCCGACATTGGGACGCTTGTTCATCTGAAGCTTGCGTCGGTCAAGGATGCCATTGTTCCAAGCAATTATTATGCTATTGACTATCCGGCCTTAAACAAAGGAAACCCGGTTTCCGGGGCTGATATGTACCGCACCAATATCGCCGGATGTGACGGGTCCAACCGGACTGTTGTTGAAGAGAACGATGAGATTGTTGTGGAGCCTGGGAACATGGTCGGTCCGACAGAACAAGGCGTATCCGATCTTATTGCATTGGACCCGGGTGCATATTGGGATCTCGCGACACAATCCATTAAAGGAAGCGCCTATCCTGATCCCATATCTAGTCCGCGTGTTGCCATTATCCCGTTTTTTGATCCGTCCAATCCTCCGAATTCCGGTCGAAATAGTATCTTTGTCTATCAACTTGGTGCCGTGTTTGTAGAAGGAACGGGACAACAAGGTGAAGTTATCGGCCGATTTGTCAAGGGATTAGCCGTATCTCCTCGACGCGATGCGAATGTTAATGATTGTCTGTTAGCCGGTGTCAGCTTGTCCCTCGATTCCAAAAGAGGAGCAAAATTGACTCCGTAGAATTGTTACCCGTACCCCCCTTTGAAAGCGGATCGATTGATGAAATATCGCAATCGATCCGCTTTTTTTCCAATTCTTATGGGCATTCATTGTGGCTGTATCCATAATACATGGTGTGCGCTATTCAGAAATCATTGCTATTGGGTGATTTTCCCGGTTGAATCGGGTGTGGCATGGTCATTGCTGTGTATTCTCCATGGTGTATTTTGTGGACCACTCACGAAGCATCTTGGAGGACACTATGATACAATACACAGCACTTCAAAAAGAGAATCAGGGTGGCATGGTCGTCGTTATGGCGGCATTGGCACTTGTCGCTTTGGCGGGATTTTCTGCCTTTGCAGTGGACTATGGGCTCATTCATTATAAGAAAAGTCAGCTCCAAACCGCAGCGGACTCTGCCGCGATGGCCGGAGCGTCGGTTCTCATGGCGAGCGGTGGAGATGTCAACGAGGCAAGAACTGCGGCATTGGATTATGCCCGACGCAATCTCGTCTCTGCAGACAATCCCACATCAGCTGTCGTTGATGCTGACGTGATATTTTATAGAAATGGTACACAGACCGTGATTGATCCCAATCAAATTGAAGTTGCAGTCGGGCTTGAAGCCGATCGTGGAAATGCGCTTGATATGGTTTTAGCGCGTGTTCTTGGAAAAAATGAAACCGATATTGAGGCTGTAGCACGTGCCGAATCGTTTTGTTCAGATGCGTCGAGTTGCCTCAAACCGTTTTCACCGCCGGCAAAATTTACGTTTGACGATAGCTGTGACAGCAACAAGAAATATAAGAACAATGGGTTGCTCGATCCGGATAGTGCTTGTGAAGTCGCATCCGTGTCCGTGCAGGGGTATTCTGAAAACGACATCGGTGCGGCAATTGTCCTCAAACTTTCCAGCCTTGGGGATGCGGTTAATCACGGCCAGTATTATCCTATCGATTACCCGGCTTTGAACCGCGGGACTCCCGTCCCTGGTGCCAGCATGTATCGGACCAATATCCAAGGTTGCCAAGGATCTAATCAAACACAAGTTTTTGAAGGCGATACGATTCAGGTAGAACCGGGCAATATGGTTGGCCCGACGAAGCAGGGCGTTGAGGCGCTCATTGCTCAAGATCCGGGAGCCTATTGGGATTCAGCGAGTGATTCCATTAAAGGGAGTATTTTTGATGATCCTCTGCGGAGTCCTCGCGTTGTAGCCATTCCATTTTTTGATCCGACACAACCTCCGAGCTCCGGGCGCAACATGGTCGTTGTGCATCAGCTTGCGGCTGTTTTTATCGAATCCTATTCAAAACACAGTGAAGTGATGGGGCGGTTCATTCGAGGGTTGGCCGATAGTCCGAATCGGTCTGGTGCATCCGACTGTCTTCTCGCTTCGGTCGGCTTGGCTTTGGACTCAACACGGCTCCAGGCTTTGGGACACTAAGGAATTGCATTCGCTGGCTTGAATGAATGGCGGGTGGAATACTTTGAGTAAGAGTAAAATTCTTGCCCTTTGTGAGGAAATATCACATGAAATTGGAGGATATCGTGTTAAGTCTATTCTATTGTTTTGAGGAGAAAATCGACCATGAAGGTGCTGATTGTCGATGATGACCAGGCTCATCGAGTGCTCTTGGATAAGGTTATCAGTGCATACGCGACATGCGAACAAGCCGCAGATGGAAAGACAGCGATTGCTCGATTTATACATGCTCTTGAATCAGGATATCCCTATGATCTCGTTTGTATGGATATCGGTATGCCAGAGCTGAATGGTCATGATGCATTACGGGGTATTCGTTCTGCCGAGAAAAATTATGGTGTAAAGCCAGGAGCAGAATGTAAAGTTCTCATGGTGACATGTCATGGAGATACAAAAAACGTCTGTAAATCTTTCTTTGAAGGACAAGCGACTGAATATCTCGTGAAACCTGCGTTGCCAGAAATGATAAGAGAAAAACTTCGTAATATGAAATGTATATGAAGAGAGCACGTGATCGGTATATGATGGTTGAATACGAAGAATCTCATAAATTGCCTCGTGTTTTTCCCTTGTAATACTCTTCTTGGATTATGGCTGAGGAGGGGACCGCTCCCCAGCCGCAACGGCTTGCATATATTATGTTTATAGACACGGCCCCTCTTCTCAATTCGTTGTCATGTTTTGCCTTCTGTTTACCAACTGAATGAGAAACTCACTGGCTGTGGGCGGCGGAGAATCGTTGCCGGGGGCGTGAATGTGATAGAAAGTGGAATAGCCCCTCCCGCAGGTTGGTCCGCGTGAATGACAAGGTCGGTTGGCGTTTGATGTCCGGTCTGTTCGAAGAAAAGACTCAATGCTTTGGTTAGTCCCTGCGCGACAGTCAAGTAATCGAGTTCGGGCAGTGCGTCTTTGGCGGCAAAAAGGAAACTGAACAGCCGCGAGAGAAAGCATTTGAACGCGATAGATTCTCCATCAACAGCAACTTCCAGAGGGATGATGGCAAAATCTTTCATAATTGGTCCAATCAACGCACACATGCCCGCATCGCGGAATTCATGCGCTCGGTCGTCGGACAACGCGGCTTGCGTTACGAGTGCGCCATGTTCGGAAGAGAGCACGGGAAGATCGCCGAGTTGAATCGTATTGTAATCCGTGAAGCGGCTTGGCCAGCCGTATTGCGCTTGACTTTCAGCAATCAGCGCGCCCACGGCCCAGGTTGGATTGATCCATAACGGATCGGTTTCCAGGAACGCGACGGGGCGGGCTGGGTTCTCAGGACTGAACGGTAAGCGCAACACGAACGAGTTGACCGCAGCCAAAATCCAACCTGCGCCGGATTGTTTGGCCAGCGTGCGCCATTTGGCATACGCAGCATCGTCGAGAGAGTGTTTGATATATTGAACTTTATCAAGCTCGGCGAACGTATTGAGTTGAAAAAATTTGGCTCCCAGAGAAATGACCACCGGGCAGAGTAGGGTTTCGGCAAAAGAAGCCAGACCGGCCAATATTTCGGTTCGCGCCGGAGCGTTATCAAACGCGAAATCAACCAAAACAAGGTTGGGAGGCGATTCGATAAGCTGCGTTGTCAATCCGGCAACGGCATCAAGAAGGGTTTCTTGTGTCGTCGACATGATGGAGACGCGTACGTGTCCTGCTATCATACGATCCCGAGTCAACAGGTTCTTGAGGCCTCTCCAGGCAGCTTCAGACGCACGCCAATTCGGATCGGCAAAAACAAGTTCAAGAAGACGCGCGAGCAATTGTTCGGCTTGGCGTGCCACGGCCGCAAGACCGCCTTGGGGGGCTGTCGGGTGGGTTGGCGCAGCAACCATGGATAAAATATCGTCAATGGCTGATCCGCTACCAGCGGGTGATGGTTGGGACGAGGCGTCGGCTTGACCTGCTGCTGGAAAATCCAGGGGCAGGCCCGCATATTTTGATGCTAAACTGGTCAATACCGCGGCTTCATTTGGTTGCCCTATGCCAGCTTTCGTTTCATCCAGGCAGGATTTTACTTGAGCAAGATAGTCGGTGTTGGCGATGACACCAGTCGGCGCAAGCGATTTTATGGATGTCACGGGGACACTCAGGTATCCGTCGGGGCACATGTTTTGCGGCACATCGATACGTAACGTCGGACCGAGTTCTGCCAAAGCTGTATCAATGTCGATGTCATCAATGGCAATACGGCGAGAGGGGGTCGTCAAAACCGGGTTGAACGGCGCCAAGACCAGGATGGAATAGGGAATTTCGGGAAAAGGCATGCGTCTCTCCTTGCTTACAGTAGCCATGTCGGACGTGATTTTTTGAATTCACCTTAGTGAAACACGAAAAAATGGAAAGAGATTTTTTTATTTTATGGGGATTCGATTGACAGGACGTACAGATGATGCAACTGAGTTGCATTAAAAAATTTCAGACGAGGTGAGCAATGAGACGAGGACTCATACTGATTATATGCATGACCTTTATGTTGATTGCAAATGTAGCAAGTGGGGCGCCGTTGGATGTAATGGTGAGCATTTTACCCCAAGAATATGTTGTGAAAAAAATTGGAAAAGCCTTGGTGACAGTACATGTCCTGCTTCCTCCAGGAGCTTCACCGGCAACATATGAGCCCAAACCGGCGCAAATGGCAGCGCTTTCTGCATCGCGTATTTTC of the Desulfovibrio inopinatus DSM 10711 genome contains:
- a CDS encoding response regulator, with product MKVLIVDDDQAHRVLLDKVISAYATCEQAADGKTAIARFIHALESGYPYDLVCMDIGMPELNGHDALRGIRSAEKNYGVKPGAECKVLMVTCHGDTKNVCKSFFEGQATEYLVKPALPEMIREKLRNMKCI
- a CDS encoding type VI secretion system contractile sheath domain-containing protein gives rise to the protein MPFPEIPYSILVLAPFNPVLTTPSRRIAIDDIDIDTALAELGPTLRIDVPQNMCPDGYLSVPVTSIKSLAPTGVIANTDYLAQVKSCLDETKAGIGQPNEAAVLTSLASKYAGLPLDFPAAGQADASSQPSPAGSGSAIDDILSMVAAPTHPTAPQGGLAAVARQAEQLLARLLELVFADPNWRASEAAWRGLKNLLTRDRMIAGHVRVSIMSTTQETLLDAVAGLTTQLIESPPNLVLVDFAFDNAPARTEILAGLASFAETLLCPVVISLGAKFFQLNTFAELDKVQYIKHSLDDAAYAKWRTLAKQSGAGWILAAVNSFVLRLPFSPENPARPVAFLETDPLWINPTWAVGALIAESQAQYGWPSRFTDYNTIQLGDLPVLSSEHGALVTQAALSDDRAHEFRDAGMCALIGPIMKDFAIIPLEVAVDGESIAFKCFLSRLFSFLFAAKDALPELDYLTVAQGLTKALSLFFEQTGHQTPTDLVIHADQPAGGAIPLSITFTPPATILRRPQPVSFSFSW
- a CDS encoding pilus assembly protein TadG-related protein; this translates as MIQYTALQKENQGGMVVVMAALALVALAGFSAFAVDYGLIHYKKSQLQTAADSAAMAGASVLMASGGDVNEARTAALDYARRNLVSADNPTSAVVDADVIFYRNGTQTVIDPNQIEVAVGLEADRGNALDMVLARVLGKNETDIEAVARAESFCSDASSCLKPFSPPAKFTFDDSCDSNKKYKNNGLLDPDSACEVASVSVQGYSENDIGAAIVLKLSSLGDAVNHGQYYPIDYPALNRGTPVPGASMYRTNIQGCQGSNQTQVFEGDTIQVEPGNMVGPTKQGVEALIAQDPGAYWDSASDSIKGSIFDDPLRSPRVVAIPFFDPTQPPSSGRNMVVVHQLAAVFIESYSKHSEVMGRFIRGLADSPNRSGASDCLLASVGLALDSTRLQALGH
- a CDS encoding pilus assembly protein TadG-related protein is translated as MNTIRNDMRQREHGMVAVMAALSLVILAGVSAFAVDYGLLQYKKSELQTAADTASLAGAQALVSSGTDLDIVRATALEYAKRNLQDMDFPDQAVTTGDISFYKDGVQSLDKPNQVEVVVGLEASRGNPYELILGKVVGKNQADVRAAARSETFCSNGSQCLKPFSPPAKFTWDDNADTDKKYAGNGMFDPESAPEVASVVVQGYQEADIGTLVHLKLASVKDAIVPSNYYAIDYPALNKGNPVSGADMYRTNIAGCDGSNRTVVEENDEIVVEPGNMVGPTEQGVSDLIALDPGAYWDLATQSIKGSAYPDPISSPRVAIIPFFDPSNPPNSGRNSIFVYQLGAVFVEGTGQQGEVIGRFVKGLAVSPRRDANVNDCLLAGVSLSLDSKRGAKLTP